The DNA region GGCGCTTGGCTGGGTAGACCCGGTACGCATCGGCCGAGTAGGTGGCGGCCAGCTCCGGGGCAAAGCCCTCGAGGGCGGCCAGGGCCTGACCTCGACGAGTCTTGACCTTCAGGGTCACCGAGTGTGCCGAGGTCTTCACCCTCTTGAGGCGAGGGTCCCTCCACTTCTCGATCGACTCCTCACCCACCCCGAGCCGCTTGACCCGCTTCGTACGGCGCTTGGACAGGCCAGCCTCGCGGGCGACGCCCTTCCAGGTGAACCGGAACCGCAGCCACCACCAAGCCTGGCGCAGCAGGGAGCCGGCGAACCGGGCCACGAGGAGGGCGGCCCGGCGGGCGGCCGGGAAGACAACCACCATCGCGATAGCGATAGCAGTCACCATCCCGGCCAGACCCAGCATCAGGGACTCGCTCATGAGGCCACCCCCGCCGACTCATAGGCGGCGACCTCGACACCCAGCGGCATGGTTTCGCCCTCGACGGGGACCAGGCCCTGCCACAGGCTGAAGATCTCGTCGTCGATGATCTCGCCCCGGTAGAACGCGACCAGGCCGAGGGACTCAGCCAAGGTCTTGGCCTCAGCTGCGGTCCGCATCGTGACGCGGATGTCCGCGAGGAGCTTGACCCCGTCGAGGCGGACCCCGCCTTCGTGGACCTCGAGGGAGACCACCGCCGGCGACGAGACGTTGAGCTGAGGTATCCGCAGCATCACTGCCCCCAACCACTCGATCTCGCGGCCGAACATCACGCCGCCGCCTTCGAAGCCGGGGCACCACCGGCAGCCGGCTTACGAGCACCGTTGTCACCGGGCTTGACCATCTCGGTGGCCCGGTAGGACCAGGTGATCCGGGTCCGGTCCTGACCCTCACGGTTCTTCCCACCCGTGTACTCGACGTACGGCAGAGCGGTCAGGCCCACGAACTCGACCGGGGTCCACGGGAACGGGGTGTCGTTGGCCGGCGGGACCGGCTGGTGCTTGGCCAGGAACTTGATCGTGATCGCGGTGTCCTTCTTGCCGGCCGCGTCATCGGCGTCGAGAACGATGACCTGCCACAGCGGCAGACCCGTCTCCTTGTCGAGCTGCTGCGGCATCGACCCATCAGCCCGCTTACCGGCCTGGAAGTCGAGCACCGGCTCGACCTCACCCTTGAGGAACGCGCCGTTCGGGAACACGTCACCGTGCTGGACTGCGAAACGCTGCTTCATCGCCATGACTTGATCTCCTTGGATCTGAGGTGGTTGATAAGTGGTATATGCCACTTCCCACAGAGTGGCATATACCACTTACGAAGCGCAACACCTTCCCCAAGATTTCTCGGCGGTGAGCGTGGGCTAGCTCAGGTCGTACCGCTGTTCGTAGCTCCAGCGGTCGGACGGGTAGACCGCCTCTGCGAACTCGATTGGGCGGTCGTGCTGGTCGTACACGATGTGCTCGACCACGAGAACCGGTGCGCCTTCGTCGGCCATGCCGAGGTCTTTGGCATCTACGCCGGCTTTACGTGCGCATGTCCGGTCGCGCGCATAGGCACCAAGCCGGCCGGTCTGCGTCTCGACGTATGCCAAGGTTCCGGACCGTATCCGCTCCTTGGTAAGCAGCCGAGGAGCGGTGCCAGCCAGATCCGCGTTGAACCACGATGTTGAGGTCTCGGCTCGGCGCTCGCCTTCCCAGGTGATGCGGCGGCGGCGAATCGCAGCACTTCCTGGCTCGAGCTGCAGGGCCCGGGTGACATGTTCCGGGACCTCGGGCACGACCTCGGCGGCCACAATCTCGGCTCGAGTTCCGTCGGCGTAAATCCTCCCGGACGTACGAGCCTTCGTGTAGCGCTCGCTTGCTCGTCGGTTCACAGCGAGGTCAGACACAAAGGTTCCCGAACCTTGTATCGAGTGCACCAGGCCGAGTTCGCGAAGCAGCATCAGGGCCTTGGTCGCAGTAGGGCGCGACACGTTGTAATCCGCCGCCACTGCCCGCTCGCTGGGGATCTCATCGCCCGGGCGCAGCTCGCCGCTCAGGATCCGAGCACGGATCTGGTCCGCAATCTGACGGAACTTCGGTGCTCCGCTCGCCGTGTTGCTCATCGCTACTTCTTCCGACTGGCTAATACCACTTTCTCAACGGTAGCGCCTCGAGCACTGACAGGTGACAATCGAGGCCATGCGAACCCTCCTCGTGGCGGCCGGCGGTGGCGGAGATGCTGTTGGTGCAATGTTGATCCGGCGCTTGCTTGGCTACGACGCCCGAGAGCGAGCGCTCATCAGTACGTGTGCCTGGGAACGACTTCGGATCGACCCGGTACCTGGTCCTCGGTCAAGAGGCGACTTCGTCGGTCTCCGCGCTGTCGCAGGCGTTCGCGCTGAGATCGGACCATCCAGCGACACGCTTCCCGCTGGCCGCTCGGTGCTCCCGAGACTCGCAGGAGACATCAACGCTCGGTTGTTCGTGCACGACTTCGCGGGCGGAGCGGTCGGCCTGGCCCATCAGCTGCGATCGCTGGCGCAGGCCCTCGACGCTCAGTCGCTCACTGTGGTGGACGTCGGCGGGGACGTTATCGCGCGCGGTAACGAGCCCAGGCTTCTCAGCCCACTAGCGGACTCACTGACCCTCGCGGCGAGCCTCCAGACCGATATGCCTGTCCGGCTCGCGATCCTCGGGCCAGGGGTGGACGGCGAACTCACCGCTGGCGAAGTGACACAGAGCCTCGAGCGCCTTAACGCAGAGCGGATCGGTGCCGTCACTCCGTCTGACGTAGGCACTCTGTCTGAGGTGCTCGCCTGGCATCCGACGGAAGCTACAACACTTGCAGCCGCGGCCGCGCTGGGTCATCGAGGCACAGTCGACATGCGGCGAGGCCTGGACCCCGTGCCCGTAACCGACGACAGCGCCAGCGTTTGGTGTGTCGAAGCGCCGGCGATCGAAGACTTTCCGCTTGCAGCTGCCCTCATCCACACGCACAGTCTCCAAGCGGCTGAGGAGATCATGCGCAACGTCGCCGTTGATGAACTCGACTACGAGCGGCGTCGTTCCACGCAACGGTCCCTCCAGCGGTCTGAGCCGCTTTCTTCTCACCTGGAAGCAAGCCGTCGACGAGGTGCATCAATGATCACCACCCGCAGGCTTCTAGAGGCTTCGAATGCCGAACTGCCAAACTTCGAACAGGCAAGGCTTTCTGGACTCGGGTTGTGGGACCTCGGCGAACTTGCAGCGGCATTTGCACGAGTCGCAGAGTAAGTCTTACTCATCACGTCCATACCACCAGACCTTCCGATCCCGTGCCGGGCGAACCCTCATGTTCTTCGGGGCGCGTTAGATTCACTGAAAGCCAAGGACACCACGTGCGAATGGCCCTAGAATCTTAGCGTGATTATCCATCCTGACAACCCGAATTCGAACGTTCTCGGCGCTGGCGTCGAAACCGATGATCTAATCGCAGCGATCTCGCGCTCTGGGTACCCCCTGCAATCCGACGTCGTCGACATCATTACGCGCGAAATTCCCATTAGTGCCTACGGTCCGAGAGTCCTCCAGGAAGAATGGTCATATATCGACCGCGACGAAAACACCACCCGCCAACTGGATGCACTTCTAAGCTTCGAGATCGAACGCTTGGAGGAGTCGCACAAGCCAGGATTGCCAACGAGCCCTGAATCTTACCTCCGGGGGCACCTGGACTTTTTGATCGAGTGTAAGCAATCGGAGCTCCCATTCGTCTTCTTCGTGCGGGACGCCGACTTTGGAAACTTTCCGATCCTCGGCGGGCTCCCGTTTGAGGACATCAGAATCTACACGGGGCAAAGCGATCCGAGCCCAATGAGAATGACGACCTACAGCGCACTCGCCCTGCATGACCTGCCGTTTGCGATTACTCCGCCGGCTGCCGTGTCGATGAGTCGCGTTTACAGAAAGGGAAAGAGCCTTGAGCTTTCAGGCGAAGAAGCCTTTCGCGGACTCGCGCTTCCGGTACTGAAGGCACTCTCGTACTACCTTCAGGAGGTTACACCGAGATCGCCGCAGCTATACCAGGACATTCGCACCGTGGTTCCCCTAGTCGTGCTCAGGGCGCCGATTGTCGCGGTAAAGATGGTCAACGGTGATCCAGTACTCGAATCAGTTCCATGGGTTCGCGTTATTCATAATGAGCCAGGTCGAGGATCCGCACTGGACGCAATTGGACGATATGCGTTTTCAGGAAACAAAGCGTTCGATGTGGTCCATGTCGACTACCTCTCGCAATATGTGGGGCATTCCTTCATGGCGGCGTGCGAAGTCATAAAGAGAGCACGGATCTTCGGGGCGTCGATGATGACTGGCGCTGCAACGTTCGATTTCGATACCGCAACCGAGAGAAGCAAGACTGGCTCGACCAATGGAATGTACGCGAGTTCACTCCCGCATTTCGACGGAGAACCCAACTTCGAGAAGTGGCTAGAACGGGCTTGGAGAGGTCGAAGCAACGCGCCATTCGTCGCTCAGGAGCCGTCGAGATGACAGGCCCTCCGCAGCATCCGCACCGTGCGAGCTCTTGAGAGGACGTTGTCACCGGGCGGACGTAAGACTAGGCCGTGGCGGGTTCCTGCTTAGGGGCAGATCTGGAGAACTACATCCGCCATGCCGTCAACGACGTTTCGAATCCACTTCGGCTGATTGAGTGGATCGGTGATATCCGCGGCCCTGAGTAGCCGGCCAGGCTTTCCGCCGTGGGTGTTGCCAGTTAGACGTGTAGCCGCATTCAGGAACTCGGTAGCCGCATCGGGTGAGCCATGCGCAATACGATGCCTTATACGCGCGTAGTCTTCGAGCATCGCTTGGTTTGCGATCAATGCGGTTTCGATTGGACTGCTATCTAGATGTTTTCGCGAGCGCTTTATTACGCTCGAGACTCCATGCCACAAAATGTACGGGCGGCCGTCGTACAACTCGATGAGGGCAGCTTTGAGTGAACTATGCAACGTCTTACCGGTTGCCGCCACTGGGGTATAGGTGGCGGTTTCGTACTTCGCCATGAAATGCGAGAGTGAATCCTCAAGAAAATTCTCATATGCGGAGAAGATGCGCAGAAAGGCGGCTTCATACAGCGCCTCGAGCTGAGGAACTTTGAGATGCTTCCGTACCTCGGACGTAGGAGGTGCCGTCAACCAGAGTGTTTCGGTGGCTGCGGCAATGCTGAGAGTATTATTGAAGTCTTCGACGCACTTTGCGCCGAGCGCAGGCATCCGCTTCATTTGTCAGATAGGTCGGCTTGATCCCAGAGGATCTCAAGCCGGGCCTGTCGAGGAGCGATGTTGTCTGTCTGCCGCGCGGCGGCGAGAACGAACTGGCGTCGCCAATCGCTTAGGTCGTCGAGGTTCGGTTTCTCGGATACCAGCTCGGACAGTGCGTCTAGGGTCGACCGGACACGAACCGCCGCGTCGCCGTCTAACGGCACGTGCGGTGACGGTCGATCGAAGCCGGGAAGCCCAAAGAGCCGATGGTAGAAAGCCGAATAGAGAGTGTAGAAGAGCGGGACACGACGAAACTCCGATTCAGGCAGCATGTCTCCAACGACCTGATTGATCTCGTCAAGAACGACATCGACACGCCGAGCGGACTCCTCCCCCGGAATCCAATTTATTGGAACTTGGCGCTTCTTTGTTTCCCAGGTACGTTCTTCTAGTCCCCACTCTACATCAAGGTGACGATAGAACGAGTCAATCGAATTCTTCTTGTCTTGAATTCCGTCCATCTGCATGATGAGTAGCTCGCTGACCAGTTGAGCCTCGTTCATTCGCGCAATTGCGGCATCGCTGAAAACGCGACTGTCTCGCCAGAACTCGAGATGACGCAGTGCAAGCGCATACACCGCCTTCTTGAAATCGCCGAAGTACTTTCCGTTTCGAAGTTCTTGCTTGTTGAGTGCGACGGAGTAAGTGTTGATACGGGCGAAGATTTCGAGAACGGTCGCGTCGTCGACGTTCTGATACTGGTAGACGGAAAATCTAAACTCCTGCAGACGGTCTCTATCGGCATCTGCCAGGCGGTCGTACGTCTTATTGGCCCATTGCTCGCCCACCTGGGGCGAGAGTCGGTACTTTCCCTCGATGAAGTCGAAGAGGGTGCGCAATCGCTGTTGCCCGTCTACCACCTCGCGCACAAGTCCGCGCTTGGTGTCGCGCCGCAGGCGGATGTGAAGAGGCGGGACCGGGAAGCCGCGCAGGAGGGTATCGATGAAGTAACTTCGGGCACTCGTCGACCAGACGCCGCGACGCTGAAACTTAGGGCTCAGCACGAGGGCTCCCTGCTGCCGCCATGCGAGCAGGTCGAGACCTACGTAAGAGGTGATGTGCGGCTCAACGTCCATGCGCAGACTTTAGCCATGCCTGGCCCTCGTCGAGGCCGAAATGTCGAGGAACTGTCGCACCCTGGCGGCGTGAGGACTTTCTCTACTGACTCAAGGCGGCCTCCGGCCGCGTGCGCGGCCTCCGGGAGCGTGCGGCCTGGCGGCCGGTCCCCCTACGTGCCGCGCAAATGAAGAAGAGCGCCCAGTCCGCAGACCAAGCGCTCACACTCCAGGCGTCGACCAACCCGGCTCATCCACCTCGACCGGCAACACCGGCATCCCGAACGGCAGCTCGACCACGTTCCCGTACGCCTCCTGCCACGCTGCCCACTCCAGATCGCTGCGAGCCGTCATCCGATCCACCCGCTCCGGCAACGGCAGCGACGGATCGTCCAGCAGCTCCGGCGGAAACTCGATCACAGGCTTCCTCATACCTGCCTTCTACCCCGACCCGACCGGTTCTAAACCGAAAGCCCGAAAAGTTCTCACGACTCACCGTCGGCGCGCGGCTCGGCCTGACATTCTGCTCAGGGGTCCAAGGCGACGCGGGCGCAACTGACTGAGGAGGCCAGATCACATGATCAACGAGTGGTGGATCGAAGATGCCGGCGAGCGGTACTGGATGGAGATCACCAACCGCAGCGACATCGGCGAGAACCTCATTGCCCCCAAGGCCGCCGACAACGGCGCGGAGTACTGGTCTTACACCCTCGTCAACCACGTCATCCCGGGCGACATCGTCTTCCACTGGGACAAGAACGCCGGCCCCGGCATCGTCGGATACTCGGTCGTCAAGGACGAACCGTTCAGCTCGACCATCAGGTGGCAGAGCCGCGGAACCTATGGTCGGGCCAACGCCCCCACGGGAAAGCCCAAGTCCGAGCCTGGCTGGGAGGCTCTGCTGACTGGGTACGTCCCTCTTCCTGCGCCGGTCACCCAGGAGCGACTCCGGCAGCTCGAGGCGAAGGTCCGTGCTGTCCGCGATCAGCTCTCGGCCGAGATCGACGGCCCGATCTACTTCCCCTACGCACTCTCGGACAAGCGACCCCTTCGTGCCGCCCAGGGATACCTCGTCAAGTTCCCCCAAGCCCTGGTCGAGGCGATCCCCGAGCTCGACAAGGTCCGTGAGCTCGCAGAGGGGCCACACATCCCCGCGGCAAGCGGGTCCACAGCTACGTCCCGAACGGCCAGCACCGGTCGGCTCCGAGATCCAATCCGCAAAAAGGCCATCGAGACCCACGCCGTCAAGACAGTCATGAACCTCTGGGATGACGACGGCTACGAGGTCGAAGACGTCGGACTCTTCAACCCATGGGACATCACCGCCACCAAGGACGGAATCGAGATCCACATCGAGGTCAAAGGCAGCAGCGTCACACGTGAGACCGTCGACCTGACCGACGGCGAAGTCCGCCACGCAGAAGGCCACAGCCCCACGATCCTCGTCGTCGTCGACCAGATCAACGTCACCAGCACCAACGAATGCTCCGGCGGACGAGTGAGGATATGGGAAGACTGGCTGCCTGATCGCAACCAACTCATCCCCACGGCATACCGGTACCCACTCCCGGAGTGAGGCCGGGCTAGCTGGGACCGACATTGCACCTCCGGCCCCCGCCCCGATCCCCAGGGTTTGCACGCCGCCACCTGGCATCAAGGGCGCAGGAGCGTTGCTACGCAATGGGCTACGCCCACCCTTGACACCAGGCGACACCGAGCAATCTTGGCTGGCTATCGGTTCGGTGGCACTCATCTGGACTCCCTCATGGGTGCGGACACAATCGCGGACACAATGCGGGTCGATTTGCCCGGAACAACCACAACTGACAGGTGCGCTCAACGCGCAGGGGGCAGGCTCAGCCCAAGGCAGCAGCGGAGCAGTGGCGATATCAGCGGGTTGTAGGTTCAAGTCCTACATGGCGTACCAAACAAGACTCCTGACCAGCACAAACGGTCGGGAGTTTCTTGCATTTCAAGGCCCTGATACCCGGTGCGTAAGGAATGCGGTTCACGAGCCCGTCTCCCCGCCCTCGTCATTCTGGCCGGTTTCAGAGTCCTCAGCGTTCGCTACGCAACTCCTGAGGAACTCGACTCCTACGTCTTCCTGCCACTCGTCCCAACTCCCCTGCAGTCGCAGCATGTGCGACCTCACGCTGAAGGCCCGCTCCGACCATTTTCCCAAGCCCCCGCGTTGGGCGCTCGCGCGTACGACCTACCTCGCCAACTTCTTCAAACGCGTCAGGGTCCACTTGTCCGCGTGGACTACCCCTACGGTCTTGTGGCGCGGAAAGACCGGGCCGCGCTCGACAAGACTCAGGGCAGTACGTGCTGCATGTTGCACGGTCACATCGTCGCCCAATGCCTCGGCTATGCGGATGAGCGCCAGGTGCCAGCGGAAGAGCACATTCGGAAACTGAGACGTGCCTCGTTCGAAGAAAGAGTTCAGGAGTGCTTGAGCCTCGTTCACACTGGCTGCGTCGCCCTTTTCGATCAACACTTCAGCGAGGGCAATCTCGACCGTGCACGACGTCCCGTTGAGCGTCGGATGTTCGGCTAGCAGCCTGCGAAAGTACGCCTCGGCAGTTGCCGGATCGTCGCCCGTGTACGAGTCGCCGAGGTGCTCCAAGGCTGCCGCCTTCTGGGTGACGGCCAACTCATCAGTGCTCTGGAGAACCCGTTCCCACAACTCTCGAGCCCCGCGGATCTCGCCTGCGTCGCTCAGCGCAAGTCCTTTGATGCGCATGTACTGAGCGCGGTTGTTGGGCCGCGCACGCAAGACGCGCGCCTCGAAGTCGGCCTGAGCCGCGAGTGACCAGTCGGGAGAGCGGAACCAGTCTTTGGGCACCGAAACAGTGTGGCAGCCTGGTCGTCCCTCATGGCCAATCGCCTAGGATCAGGAACATGCAAGGGCTCCGGACACCGGCACCCGGGCGCGGGACGCGCCTGGCGCTGGCCGCTGTCGCGGTGGCGCTGTTCGGGCTGATGTCGATGCACGGTTGGGGATCGCACGTCGGTGCTCATCCGGTGGGTGCCGCGCCCGAGAGCGCCGGGGTCATGGTCGTGATGGACCAGGGCGGCCCGCATGCATCCGGCCCGCTGACCGCGGCCGACAGCTCGGCAGGTCACCAGAGCCAGATCCCCGGCGACGAGGAGGGCGGGGGTCTCCTCGGCCTCTGCCTCGCGATCCTCACCGGACTGGTCGTGGGCATCGTGCTGACCCTGGCGCGACGTGGCATCCGGATCCTCCGCAGCCTGCTGCCCACCTGGCCGAGTGGCTCCTTCTCCGGGCGGGACCGTGACCCACCCGATCTGCTCCGACTCTGCGTGATCCGCTGCTGACAGGTCGTCGCCACGAGGCACCCACCCGGGTGACTCGGGCTTTCGCCTGCCCAGACCAACATCACGTAGATGGAGTAACTCTCATGCGCAAGACCCTGACGGCCGCCGTGCTCGCGGCCGCGCTGCTCACGCTCGCTGCCTGCGGCGGCGAGGACGACAGCGACACGACCGCTGGACACAACGACGCCGACGTCACGTTCGCCCAGCAGATGATCCCGCACCACCAGCAGGCCATCGACATGGCCGAGGCCGCCGAGACGCGGGCCGAGAGCCAGGAGGTCAAGGACCTCGCCGCCGACATCGAGGCCGCACAGGATCCCGAGATCGAGACCATGACCGGCTGGCTGGAGTCGTGGGGCGAGGACGTACCCGACGGCGGCATGTCCGACATGGACCACGGCGACATGTCGGACGACATGAGCGGGATGATGTCGGAGGAGGACATGACCGCGCTGGAGGGCGCGAGCGGCGCCGAGTTCGACCAGATGTTCCTCACGATGATGATCGAGCACCACGAAGGTGCGATCGAGATGGCCAAGACCGAGCAGGCCGACGGTGAGTACGCCGACGCCAAGGCCCTGGCCGAGGACATCGAGACCGCTCAGACCGAGGAGATCCAGACGATGCAGGAACTGCTGAAGTCCTGACCGTCGTCCACGTGTGTCGGGCAGGCCCGGTGCCTGCCCGACACCTCCCTCGATTTCCGGAGCAACCTCATGAACCGAACCTCCCCCGTTGCCCTGACCATCGTCGTGGCAACGGCCCTTCTCTCGACCGCCTGCGGCGCGGATCCGCAGTCTGATCGACCGGCCGCCGACGGCCACACCGAGGACGCGACCGAGGTGGGTCACATCCACGGCCTCGGGGTCGATCCCGCCGACGACACCCTCTACGTCGCGACCCACTTCGGCCTCTTCCGCGTCGACGACGCGGGCGAAGCGGAGCGTGTCGCCGACCGGTGGCAGGACACCATGGGCTTCACCGTCGTCGGTCCCGGTCACTTCCTCGGCAGCGGGCACCCCGATCTGACCGAGGACCTCCCGCCGCACCTGGGACTGATCGAGTCCACCGACGCCGGCGAGAGCTGGACGCCGCTCGCGCTCCAGGGTGAGGCCGACTTCCACATCCTCGAGCCGGCCGGCGAGCTCCTCTATGCGTACGACGCCACCACCGGCCGCCTGCTCCGCACCGAGGACCGGAAGCAGTTCGAGGAGATCCTCACCGGCGACCTCGTCAGCGTCGCCGCCACCGAGGAGGCCGAGCA from Nocardioides luteus includes:
- a CDS encoding plasmid replication, integration and excision activator; this encodes MAMKQRFAVQHGDVFPNGAFLKGEVEPVLDFQAGKRADGSMPQQLDKETGLPLWQVIVLDADDAAGKKDTAITIKFLAKHQPVPPANDTPFPWTPVEFVGLTALPYVEYTGGKNREGQDRTRITWSYRATEMVKPGDNGARKPAAGGAPASKAAA
- a CDS encoding GntR family transcriptional regulator, with the protein product MSNTASGAPKFRQIADQIRARILSGELRPGDEIPSERAVAADYNVSRPTATKALMLLRELGLVHSIQGSGTFVSDLAVNRRASERYTKARTSGRIYADGTRAEIVAAEVVPEVPEHVTRALQLEPGSAAIRRRRITWEGERRAETSTSWFNADLAGTAPRLLTKERIRSGTLAYVETQTGRLGAYARDRTCARKAGVDAKDLGMADEGAPVLVVEHIVYDQHDRPIEFAEAVYPSDRWSYEQRYDLS
- a CDS encoding DUF1152 domain-containing protein is translated as MRTLLVAAGGGGDAVGAMLIRRLLGYDARERALISTCAWERLRIDPVPGPRSRGDFVGLRAVAGVRAEIGPSSDTLPAGRSVLPRLAGDINARLFVHDFAGGAVGLAHQLRSLAQALDAQSLTVVDVGGDVIARGNEPRLLSPLADSLTLAASLQTDMPVRLAILGPGVDGELTAGEVTQSLERLNAERIGAVTPSDVGTLSEVLAWHPTEATTLAAAAALGHRGTVDMRRGLDPVPVTDDSASVWCVEAPAIEDFPLAAALIHTHSLQAAEEIMRNVAVDELDYERRRSTQRSLQRSEPLSSHLEASRRRGASMITTRRLLEASNAELPNFEQARLSGLGLWDLGELAAAFARVAE
- a CDS encoding DUF262 domain-containing protein; protein product: MDVEPHITSYVGLDLLAWRQQGALVLSPKFQRRGVWSTSARSYFIDTLLRGFPVPPLHIRLRRDTKRGLVREVVDGQQRLRTLFDFIEGKYRLSPQVGEQWANKTYDRLADADRDRLQEFRFSVYQYQNVDDATVLEIFARINTYSVALNKQELRNGKYFGDFKKAVYALALRHLEFWRDSRVFSDAAIARMNEAQLVSELLIMQMDGIQDKKNSIDSFYRHLDVEWGLEERTWETKKRQVPINWIPGEESARRVDVVLDEINQVVGDMLPESEFRRVPLFYTLYSAFYHRLFGLPGFDRPSPHVPLDGDAAVRVRSTLDALSELVSEKPNLDDLSDWRRQFVLAAARQTDNIAPRQARLEILWDQADLSDK
- a CDS encoding protein NO VEIN domain-containing protein, coding for MINEWWIEDAGERYWMEITNRSDIGENLIAPKAADNGAEYWSYTLVNHVIPGDIVFHWDKNAGPGIVGYSVVKDEPFSSTIRWQSRGTYGRANAPTGKPKSEPGWEALLTGYVPLPAPVTQERLRQLEAKVRAVRDQLSAEIDGPIYFPYALSDKRPLRAAQGYLVKFPQALVEAIPELDKVRELAEGPHIPAASGSTATSRTASTGRLRDPIRKKAIETHAVKTVMNLWDDDGYEVEDVGLFNPWDITATKDGIEIHIEVKGSSVTRETVDLTDGEVRHAEGHSPTILVVVDQINVTSTNECSGGRVRIWEDWLPDRNQLIPTAYRYPLPE
- a CDS encoding DUF6153 family protein, whose translation is MQGLRTPAPGRGTRLALAAVAVALFGLMSMHGWGSHVGAHPVGAAPESAGVMVVMDQGGPHASGPLTAADSSAGHQSQIPGDEEGGGLLGLCLAILTGLVVGIVLTLARRGIRILRSLLPTWPSGSFSGRDRDPPDLLRLCVIRC
- a CDS encoding DUF305 domain-containing protein translates to MRKTLTAAVLAAALLTLAACGGEDDSDTTAGHNDADVTFAQQMIPHHQQAIDMAEAAETRAESQEVKDLAADIEAAQDPEIETMTGWLESWGEDVPDGGMSDMDHGDMSDDMSGMMSEEDMTALEGASGAEFDQMFLTMMIEHHEGAIEMAKTEQADGEYADAKALAEDIETAQTEEIQTMQELLKS
- a CDS encoding F510_1955 family glycosylhydrolase; translated protein: MNRTSPVALTIVVATALLSTACGADPQSDRPAADGHTEDATEVGHIHGLGVDPADDTLYVATHFGLFRVDDAGEAERVADRWQDTMGFTVVGPGHFLGSGHPDLTEDLPPHLGLIESTDAGESWTPLALQGEADFHILEPAGELLYAYDATTGRLLRTEDRKQFEEILTGDLVSVAATEEAEQLYATTGDGQLVSIDASTGQAQELGGLVTAYVDITADGDLVGIGPDGVVRVSDDWGESWQEAGSIGGRPAAFTVTEQGWYAATAEEAYRSSDDGESWERVLSSS